In one window of Streptomyces roseofulvus DNA:
- a CDS encoding helix-turn-helix domain-containing protein, producing the protein MAERDDPETIGRRVQELRRRRGLTQRQLAEPAYTPAYVSTLEAGRVRPSDEALRHLADRLGVAFEELATGRPTHLATDLRLGLTEAQRALADGEAEQAADRFAGLLAQAAAHGFVEEQAAAQLGLGDCALETGDLQGAREHFEAAERTLAAASLPARVPARRGRAVTHYLAGELRYAVYLLESTLDELNLAGLHDPDALLLLYTAVIGPYMDMGAQARAAQAAELALALAPQAGDPALIARMHRSVARTLLAEGRIAEADASLAKAAEMYRQLKIRTELANCRWMRGYVYAQNGELARAEEELRAARAMLSSRRAALYSSQVAVELADVLHRRGKSEEAAELLREVLGGLSPERGAVHAAAAHRLLGIIAEHTRDTEAAEEHYVRAMSLLERAGAAGDLADVCRLLGDLLRRTGRVEAALDAYRTGLGHRTAGTTTLGPAPAQPPLRDDLL; encoded by the coding sequence ATGGCGGAACGGGACGACCCCGAGACCATCGGACGCAGGGTGCAGGAACTGCGGCGGCGGCGCGGGCTGACACAGCGGCAGCTGGCCGAGCCCGCCTACACGCCCGCCTACGTCTCCACCCTGGAGGCCGGCCGGGTCCGGCCCTCCGACGAGGCACTGCGACACCTCGCCGACCGGCTCGGCGTCGCCTTCGAGGAACTCGCCACCGGACGGCCCACCCACCTCGCCACCGACCTCCGCCTGGGACTCACCGAGGCCCAGCGCGCGCTCGCCGACGGCGAGGCCGAGCAGGCCGCCGACCGGTTCGCCGGCCTCCTGGCGCAGGCCGCGGCACACGGCTTCGTCGAAGAACAGGCGGCCGCGCAGCTCGGTCTCGGCGACTGCGCCCTGGAGACGGGCGACCTCCAGGGAGCCCGCGAGCACTTCGAGGCGGCCGAGCGGACCCTCGCGGCCGCCTCCCTGCCCGCCCGCGTCCCGGCCCGGCGGGGCCGCGCCGTCACCCACTACCTCGCCGGCGAACTCCGCTACGCCGTCTACCTCCTGGAGTCGACGCTCGACGAGCTCAACCTCGCGGGCCTGCACGACCCCGACGCCCTGCTCCTGCTCTACACCGCCGTGATCGGCCCCTACATGGACATGGGTGCGCAGGCCCGCGCCGCGCAGGCCGCCGAGCTGGCGCTCGCCCTCGCCCCGCAGGCCGGGGACCCGGCGCTGATCGCGCGCATGCACCGCTCGGTGGCCCGGACCCTGCTCGCCGAGGGCCGGATCGCCGAGGCCGACGCCTCGCTCGCCAAGGCCGCGGAGATGTACCGCCAGCTGAAGATCCGTACCGAACTGGCCAACTGCCGCTGGATGCGCGGCTACGTCTACGCCCAGAACGGCGAACTCGCCCGGGCCGAGGAGGAACTGCGCGCAGCCCGCGCCATGCTGTCCTCCCGCCGCGCCGCCCTCTACAGCAGCCAGGTCGCCGTCGAGCTCGCCGACGTGCTGCACAGGCGCGGCAAGTCCGAAGAGGCCGCCGAGCTGCTGCGCGAGGTCCTCGGGGGGCTCTCCCCGGAACGCGGCGCGGTCCACGCAGCCGCCGCGCACCGGCTGCTCGGCATCATCGCCGAGCACACGCGCGACACCGAAGCCGCCGAGGAGCACTACGTCCGCGCGATGAGCCTCCTGGAACGCGCGGGCGCCGCCGGCGACCTCGCCGACGTGTGCCGCCTCCTCGGCGACCTGCTGCGCCGCACCGGCCGGGTGGAAGCGGCTCTCGACGCGTACCGCACCGGTCTCGGACACCGTACGGCCGGCACCACCACCCTCGGCCCCGCGCCCGCCCAGCCTCCCCTGCGGGACGACCTGCTGTGA
- a CDS encoding M64 family metallopeptidase: MPRRGSSRTRWIASFGAALTTAALLAGGASTAGAAPAPTTDPTMGTGLVTDSGAARTHEVEYFDGPGGHPRHTHVPADAPARVARHQTSTTAAAVDATVTAVQETGPVTGRLDLVVMGDGYTAAQQADFRADAQATIDAVFAIEPYASYRGLFNIWLVDTASAESGVSGDPTADAVKDTALSSYFFCDGIERLLCVDESKVTAHANQAPASDIVFVIANSTKYGGAGYTFSPPPPGASYRGIATMSSDNAKSYLIGAHELGHSIGELADEYQYAGYGAYPYKSSASTNISTSADLGTSKWYRWVGEQDPTGSPIGTYEGGDYYETGVYRPTDTSLMRTLASTEFNHVGREAMIKGFYTHADAVTSTVPTGQRVGPTQPLTVRLAPVTGLAGLNLTWYVDGKQVPWATGDLSVTPAELGAVRSGQRVTATATDTTAAVRDPAVRTATTNSLSWRVR, from the coding sequence GTGCCCAGACGCGGAAGCAGCCGTACCCGCTGGATCGCCTCCTTCGGCGCCGCCCTCACCACCGCGGCCCTGCTCGCCGGCGGCGCAAGCACCGCCGGAGCCGCCCCGGCCCCCACCACGGACCCCACCATGGGCACCGGTCTCGTCACCGACTCCGGGGCGGCAAGGACCCACGAGGTCGAGTACTTCGACGGCCCGGGTGGCCACCCCCGGCACACGCACGTCCCGGCGGACGCCCCGGCCAGGGTCGCCCGCCACCAGACCTCGACCACCGCCGCCGCCGTCGACGCGACGGTCACGGCCGTCCAGGAGACCGGACCGGTCACCGGCCGCCTCGACCTGGTGGTCATGGGCGACGGCTACACCGCCGCCCAGCAGGCCGACTTCCGCGCGGACGCACAGGCGACGATCGACGCGGTCTTCGCCATCGAGCCGTATGCCAGCTACCGGGGCCTGTTCAACATCTGGCTGGTGGACACCGCCTCCGCCGAGTCCGGCGTCTCCGGCGACCCGACCGCCGACGCCGTCAAGGACACCGCCCTCAGCTCGTACTTCTTCTGCGACGGCATCGAGCGGCTGCTCTGCGTCGACGAGTCCAAGGTCACCGCCCACGCCAACCAGGCGCCGGCCTCCGACATCGTCTTCGTCATCGCCAACTCCACCAAGTACGGCGGAGCGGGCTACACCTTCTCCCCGCCGCCGCCCGGCGCGTCGTACCGCGGCATCGCGACCATGTCCTCCGACAACGCGAAGTCGTACCTCATCGGCGCCCACGAACTCGGTCACTCCATAGGCGAGCTGGCCGACGAGTACCAGTACGCCGGCTACGGCGCGTACCCGTACAAGTCGTCCGCCAGCACCAACATCTCCACCTCCGCCGACCTCGGCACGAGCAAGTGGTACCGGTGGGTCGGGGAACAGGACCCGACCGGCTCGCCCATCGGCACCTACGAGGGCGGCGACTACTACGAGACGGGCGTCTACCGCCCGACGGACACGTCCCTCATGCGGACCCTCGCCTCCACCGAGTTCAACCACGTCGGCCGCGAGGCGATGATCAAGGGCTTCTACACCCACGCCGACGCCGTGACCTCGACCGTGCCGACCGGCCAGCGGGTCGGCCCGACCCAGCCGCTGACCGTACGGCTCGCCCCGGTGACCGGCCTGGCAGGCCTGAACCTGACCTGGTACGTCGACGGCAAGCAGGTCCCTTGGGCCACCGGCGACCTGTCAGTCACCCCCGCCGAACTCGGCGCCGTCCGCAGCGGCCAGCGCGTCACCGCCACCGCCACCGACACCACCGCGGCCGTACGCGACCCGGCGGTCCGCACGGCCACCACCAACTCCCTCAGTTGGCGGGTGCGTTGA
- a CDS encoding SDR family oxidoreductase produces the protein MSETKTALVTGANKGIGYGIAAGLGSLGYRVGVGARDAVRRETAVAQLRALGVDAFGVPLDVTDDRSVTDAAKLVERSTGHLDALVNNAGISGEMSPGWEQDPTTLDLEVIRTVVDTNVLGVIRVTNAMLPLLRRSASPRIVNVSSSVGSLAKQSDPHTDIGPIMAAYAPSKSFLNALTIRYARQFAGTHILVNAACPGLVATDFTGFHGPRTPAQGAAAPSRLATLPDSGPTGAFFDDEGVVPW, from the coding sequence ATGAGCGAAACGAAGACCGCGCTGGTGACCGGCGCGAACAAGGGCATCGGGTACGGGATCGCGGCTGGGCTGGGCAGCCTCGGATACCGCGTGGGCGTGGGAGCCCGCGACGCCGTGCGACGCGAGACCGCCGTCGCGCAGCTGCGCGCCCTCGGCGTGGACGCGTTCGGGGTACCGCTGGACGTGACCGACGACCGGAGCGTCACCGACGCCGCGAAACTGGTCGAGCGGTCGACCGGGCATCTGGACGCCCTGGTCAACAACGCCGGCATCTCGGGCGAGATGAGCCCGGGGTGGGAGCAGGACCCGACCACGCTCGACCTGGAGGTGATCCGCACGGTCGTCGACACCAACGTCCTGGGGGTCATCCGCGTGACCAACGCGATGCTGCCGCTTCTCCGACGCTCCGCCTCGCCCCGCATCGTCAACGTCTCCAGCAGCGTCGGCTCCCTGGCCAAGCAGTCGGACCCCCACACCGACATCGGCCCGATCATGGCGGCCTACGCTCCGTCGAAGTCGTTCCTCAACGCCCTCACCATCCGGTACGCCCGGCAGTTCGCCGGTACGCACATCCTGGTCAACGCCGCCTGCCCGGGCCTGGTCGCCACCGACTTCACGGGCTTCCACGGCCCCCGCACCCCCGCACAGGGCGCGGCCGCACCGAGCCGGCTCGCCACCCTGCCCGACAGCGGCCCGACCGGTGCGTTCTTCGACGACGAGGGAGTCGTCCCCTGGTGA
- a CDS encoding HAD family hydrolase, with the protein MTTAPHPQHADGTRSSVRPVALLDLDDTLTDRAGAFSARAREFSACHAIPERWLDAADAAHSGRRRDFFALAKATYALPGTVDEHDAAFRRRTPQLVPYRPAVNAAVQSLADRGWHLAVVTNGDHDAQHAKLAAAGLADLLTTVVVSSDHGVRKSTPPGMRLASDSERGGPGLRRTGRHSARGVVCSVGGGGAQRRQRDDGGGA; encoded by the coding sequence ATGACGACCGCCCCTCACCCGCAGCACGCCGACGGGACGCGCTCCTCCGTACGCCCCGTCGCCCTGCTGGACCTGGACGACACCCTCACCGACCGCGCCGGCGCCTTCTCCGCCCGGGCCAGGGAGTTCTCCGCCTGTCACGCGATTCCTGAGCGGTGGCTCGACGCGGCGGACGCGGCGCATTCCGGGCGTCGCCGCGACTTCTTCGCGCTCGCCAAGGCTACGTACGCCCTGCCCGGCACCGTCGACGAGCACGACGCGGCGTTCCGCCGCCGCACCCCCCAACTCGTGCCGTACCGGCCCGCCGTCAACGCCGCCGTCCAGTCCCTGGCCGACCGCGGCTGGCACCTCGCGGTCGTCACCAACGGCGATCACGACGCCCAGCACGCCAAGCTTGCCGCCGCCGGCCTCGCCGACCTGCTGACGACGGTGGTCGTCTCCTCCGACCACGGGGTCCGCAAGTCCACCCCGCCCGGCATGCGCCTGGCTTCTGACTCGGAGCGAGGTGGACCAGGGCTCCGGAGGACAGGACGCCACTCCGCGAGAGGAGTGGTGTGTTCCGTCGGCGGGGGAGGGGCACAACGTCGGCAACGAGATGACGGGGGTGGCGCGTGA
- a CDS encoding LysR family transcriptional regulator → MELRHLQHFVAVAEERHFTRAAERLMVSQSGLSASVRALERELRAPLFVRTTRQVTLTEAGRALLGEAERILAQVRTAREAVAAVQGVLRGTLTLGTEQCIAGVYAAGLLAAFRRRHPDVEIRLRQSGSLDLAEEVSGGRLDLAFAYRTCADSDQLRSVPLATEPMTLLCHPEHPLATAGAALAPGDLAAEVFVDFHPDWGPRRATDAAFAAAGVRRKVALEVNDVHSLLDLVDENLGVAAVPRHFRHKRETLRALPVTGVAETVYETVALLPPPEATSPAARALMTLLRAS, encoded by the coding sequence ATGGAACTGCGCCACCTCCAGCACTTCGTCGCCGTCGCCGAGGAACGGCACTTCACCCGGGCCGCCGAGCGCCTGATGGTGTCGCAATCGGGCCTGTCCGCGTCCGTGCGGGCGCTGGAGCGGGAGCTGCGGGCCCCCTTGTTCGTACGGACCACCCGCCAGGTGACCCTGACGGAGGCCGGGCGGGCGCTGCTCGGCGAGGCCGAACGGATCCTGGCCCAGGTCCGGACCGCCCGGGAGGCCGTGGCCGCCGTGCAGGGCGTGCTGCGCGGAACGCTCACCCTGGGCACCGAGCAGTGCATCGCCGGGGTGTACGCGGCGGGGCTGCTGGCCGCGTTCCGTCGCCGCCACCCGGACGTGGAGATCCGGCTGCGGCAGTCCGGCTCCCTCGACCTGGCCGAGGAGGTGTCCGGAGGGCGTCTCGACCTGGCCTTCGCGTATCGCACGTGCGCCGACTCCGACCAGTTGCGCTCGGTCCCGCTCGCCACCGAGCCGATGACCCTGCTCTGCCACCCGGAGCACCCGCTCGCGACGGCCGGGGCGGCCCTCGCTCCGGGCGACCTCGCCGCGGAGGTCTTCGTCGACTTCCACCCCGACTGGGGGCCGCGCCGGGCGACCGACGCCGCCTTCGCCGCCGCGGGCGTGCGGCGCAAGGTGGCCCTGGAGGTCAACGACGTCCACAGCCTGCTCGACCTGGTGGACGAGAACCTGGGCGTGGCGGCCGTACCCCGCCACTTCCGTCACAAGCGCGAGACCCTGCGAGCCCTCCCGGTGACGGGTGTCGCCGAGACCGTCTACGAGACCGTCGCGCTGCTCCCGCCCCCTGAGGCCACCAGCCCCGCGGCCCGTGCCTTGATGACACTGCTCCGAGCCTCCTGA
- the mgrA gene encoding L-glyceraldehyde 3-phosphate reductase: MYTAHPDRYARMPYRRTGNSGLKLPALSLGLWHNFGPDRTADSRRAILRRAFDLGITHFDLANNYGPPPGAAESAFGDVLRSDFARHRDELIVSTKAGYLMWPGPYGEWGSRKYLLSSLDQSLTRLGLEYVDVFYSHRFDPETPLEETMGALHSAVQQGKALYVGVSNYSAEQTREAARILGELGTPLLIHQPRYSLLDRRPETEGLLDALDDLRVGSIAYSPLEQGLLTGRYLNGVPDDSRAASDSPFLQREAVTGDLVNRLRALNALAEDRGQTLAQLALAWVLRGGRVTSALIGASSTRQLDDSVAAIDNLGFAAEELARIDALVGS, encoded by the coding sequence TTGTACACCGCACACCCCGACCGTTACGCCCGCATGCCCTACCGCCGTACCGGGAACAGCGGCCTCAAGCTGCCCGCGCTGTCGCTGGGCCTGTGGCACAACTTCGGCCCCGACCGTACGGCCGACAGCCGGCGCGCCATCCTGCGCCGCGCCTTCGACCTCGGGATCACCCACTTCGACCTGGCGAACAACTACGGTCCGCCGCCCGGCGCCGCGGAGTCCGCCTTCGGCGACGTCCTCAGGTCGGACTTCGCGCGGCACCGCGACGAGCTGATCGTCTCCACCAAGGCCGGATACCTGATGTGGCCCGGGCCGTACGGCGAGTGGGGGTCGCGCAAGTACCTGCTGTCGTCGCTCGACCAGAGCCTGACCCGCCTCGGCCTGGAGTACGTCGACGTCTTCTACTCGCACCGCTTCGACCCGGAGACGCCCCTGGAGGAGACGATGGGCGCCCTGCACTCCGCGGTGCAGCAGGGGAAGGCGCTCTATGTGGGCGTCTCCAACTACTCGGCCGAGCAGACCCGGGAGGCCGCCCGCATCCTCGGCGAGCTCGGCACCCCGCTGCTCATCCACCAGCCGCGCTACTCCCTGCTCGACCGGCGCCCGGAGACCGAGGGCCTGCTCGACGCGCTCGACGACCTCCGGGTCGGCTCCATCGCCTACTCCCCGCTGGAGCAGGGCCTGCTCACCGGCCGCTACCTGAACGGCGTTCCCGACGACTCGCGGGCGGCGAGCGACAGCCCGTTCCTGCAGCGGGAGGCCGTCACCGGGGACCTGGTGAACCGCCTGCGGGCCCTGAACGCCCTCGCGGAGGACCGCGGTCAGACCCTGGCGCAGCTGGCCCTGGCCTGGGTGCTGCGCGGAGGCCGCGTGACCTCGGCCCTGATCGGCGCGAGCAGCACCCGCCAGCTCGACGACAGCGTGGCCGCCATCGACAACCTCGGCTTCGCCGCCGAGGAGCTCGCTCGCATCGACGCGCTCGTCGGTTCGTGA
- a CDS encoding subtilase-type protease inhibitor — MRHRLAAVSASVLLVLAGSASVAQAEADSLYAPSALVLAIAQGDDQAAVLRASTLSCAPTAQGTHPDPEAACAELAATSGSLDRLLVAPAPDRMCPLHYDPVTLFADGVWQGERIAWKHTFSNSCDLSVTLNGNTVFAF; from the coding sequence ATGCGTCATCGTCTCGCCGCCGTCTCCGCCTCCGTCCTCCTCGTCCTCGCCGGCTCCGCCAGCGTCGCGCAGGCCGAGGCGGACAGCCTGTACGCCCCGTCGGCCCTCGTACTGGCCATCGCCCAGGGCGACGACCAGGCCGCAGTGCTGCGGGCGTCGACCCTCAGCTGCGCACCGACGGCTCAGGGAACCCACCCCGACCCCGAGGCCGCCTGCGCGGAACTCGCCGCCACCTCCGGCTCCCTCGACCGCCTGCTGGTCGCCCCCGCGCCGGACCGAATGTGTCCCCTCCACTACGACCCGGTCACCCTCTTCGCCGACGGCGTGTGGCAGGGCGAGCGCATCGCCTGGAAGCACACGTTCTCCAACAGCTGCGACCTCTCCGTCACGCTGAACGGCAACACCGTCTTCGCCTTCTGA
- a CDS encoding FKBP-type peptidyl-prolyl cis-trans isomerase: MALERPEIDAPKGRPSPYLHLEDVTLGDGAEATKGSEVSVHYLGVAHSTGEEFDASWNRGDAFTFTLGAGQVIKGWDMGVRGMKVGGRRKLVIPPHLAYGDRSPSPAIKPGETLIFVVDLLSVD; encoded by the coding sequence ATGGCCCTGGAGCGACCGGAGATCGATGCCCCCAAGGGTCGGCCGTCCCCCTATCTGCACCTCGAGGACGTGACGCTCGGGGACGGGGCCGAGGCCACCAAGGGATCCGAGGTGTCGGTCCACTACCTCGGGGTGGCGCACTCCACCGGGGAGGAGTTCGACGCCTCCTGGAACCGCGGCGACGCCTTCACGTTCACGCTGGGCGCCGGACAGGTCATCAAGGGCTGGGACATGGGCGTGCGCGGCATGAAGGTCGGCGGCCGGCGGAAGCTGGTCATTCCGCCCCACCTGGCGTACGGCGACCGCTCCCCCTCGCCGGCCATCAAGCCGGGCGAGACCCTGATCTTCGTGGTCGACCTCCTTTCGGTCGACTGA
- a CDS encoding TetR/AcrR family transcriptional regulator, with product MGVKGAETRDRLLDATQELLEAGGYLGAGLNQVIATSGAPRGSLYFHFPGGKDQLVGESVRRAGRAIGSDLESLADSSTSVAEFAEAVLRHLGERLEESGWHKGCPVATVALETASTNDPLQEACSEVYTSWETALRARLAGHPEADDLAVTILALVEGALLLARTHRSTEPLHRVARQIGVLVD from the coding sequence ATGGGAGTGAAGGGCGCCGAGACGCGCGACCGATTGCTGGACGCGACGCAGGAGTTGCTCGAGGCCGGGGGTTACCTCGGCGCCGGGCTCAATCAGGTGATCGCGACCAGTGGCGCACCCCGCGGCTCGCTGTACTTCCACTTCCCCGGCGGCAAGGACCAGTTGGTCGGCGAGTCCGTACGGCGAGCCGGGCGGGCGATCGGCAGCGACCTGGAGAGCCTGGCGGACTCCAGTACGTCGGTGGCGGAGTTCGCCGAAGCGGTACTGCGTCACCTCGGCGAACGACTGGAAGAGTCGGGGTGGCACAAGGGCTGCCCGGTGGCCACCGTCGCACTGGAGACGGCCAGCACCAACGACCCCCTGCAGGAGGCGTGCTCGGAGGTCTACACGTCGTGGGAGACGGCTCTGCGCGCACGGCTGGCAGGCCACCCGGAGGCCGACGATCTCGCCGTCACCATCCTGGCCCTCGTGGAGGGCGCGCTCCTGCTGGCCCGTACGCACCGCAGCACAGAGCCCCTGCACCGGGTCGCCCGCCAGATCGGCGTCCTGGTCGACTGA
- a CDS encoding alpha/beta fold hydrolase produces MDDAIVFGATGFIGRSLVAELLARGQRVAAAVRNDTLTPWLTSQGVDLSRLEIVTVDITRPLADLPDVRDVYNAAGRFAFGLSERDARSVNVTGALHVVEWAATLPRLRRLVHISGYRVSAADGHPDYAELGAYEASKSEADLAVRARAEELSVPLTVANPSTVIGPGQYIGLATLVEELWHGRLPALPGSSDTFLPVTTIDYFVRFLAEIPASPAGEHYWVLDDDTPLLPELIGAMAAHMGVRAPRRTLPVGLLRRLPRRLTGADPETLSFLSADRYPTASADAFAAGVGLEKPPVTQALRTWADDLVAARFGSASPWRSPYGFHTVAGAPTWVTGDRQHPSHVLLHGLPMNGDLWKPVAAHLPGPVLAPDLPGLGRSAPSPEPIDVWLADLMGPVQTRPVLVAHSLACGAALRFAVDHPDRLSGLVLVSPAFLQAPAPRRARSALAAPILRRMPPPRLARTLGVPDGPEVRSAAADLRRPGVARRVTASLRGHTVQRREWRALLDRVTVPVQIVVGSTDPLTEPVDLPMAEIAGAGHYPQLTHPTQLAAHLRSPAAAPTGA; encoded by the coding sequence ATGGATGACGCGATCGTCTTCGGCGCGACCGGCTTCATCGGCCGTTCCCTCGTCGCCGAGCTGCTCGCCCGGGGGCAGCGGGTGGCGGCGGCCGTACGCAACGACACCCTCACCCCCTGGCTGACCTCCCAGGGCGTCGACCTCAGCCGGCTCGAGATCGTCACCGTCGACATCACTCGGCCGCTCGCGGACCTGCCCGACGTCCGGGACGTGTACAACGCCGCCGGCCGCTTCGCCTTCGGCCTGAGCGAGCGGGACGCCCGGTCGGTGAACGTCACCGGGGCGCTGCACGTGGTCGAATGGGCCGCCACGCTGCCCCGGCTGCGCAGGCTCGTCCACATCAGCGGTTACCGGGTGAGCGCGGCCGACGGTCACCCCGACTACGCCGAGCTGGGAGCCTACGAGGCGTCGAAGTCGGAGGCCGATCTCGCCGTACGGGCCCGCGCCGAGGAACTGTCGGTGCCGCTGACCGTCGCCAATCCCAGCACCGTCATCGGGCCGGGCCAGTACATCGGCCTGGCCACGCTCGTCGAGGAGCTGTGGCACGGGCGGCTTCCCGCGCTGCCCGGAAGCTCCGACACGTTCCTGCCGGTCACGACCATCGACTACTTCGTGCGGTTCCTGGCGGAGATCCCCGCGTCACCCGCGGGTGAGCACTACTGGGTGCTCGACGACGACACCCCGCTCCTGCCCGAGCTGATCGGCGCGATGGCCGCTCACATGGGCGTACGAGCACCCCGCCGAACGCTTCCCGTCGGTCTGCTGCGGCGGCTGCCGCGACGCCTGACCGGTGCCGACCCCGAGACCCTGTCGTTCCTGTCGGCGGACCGCTATCCGACGGCCTCCGCCGATGCCTTCGCCGCGGGCGTCGGTCTGGAGAAGCCTCCGGTGACCCAGGCCCTCCGCACCTGGGCCGACGACCTGGTGGCCGCCCGCTTCGGCTCCGCCTCGCCCTGGCGGAGCCCGTACGGCTTCCACACCGTCGCCGGCGCCCCGACCTGGGTGACCGGCGACCGTCAACACCCTTCCCACGTCCTGCTGCACGGCCTGCCGATGAACGGCGACCTCTGGAAGCCCGTCGCCGCCCACCTCCCCGGCCCGGTACTCGCCCCCGACCTTCCCGGCCTGGGGCGCTCGGCCCCCTCACCCGAGCCGATCGACGTGTGGCTGGCCGATCTGATGGGCCCGGTGCAGACCCGCCCCGTGCTGGTGGCGCACTCCCTGGCCTGCGGGGCCGCCCTCCGCTTCGCCGTCGACCATCCCGACCGCCTCAGCGGCCTCGTTCTCGTCTCCCCGGCGTTCCTCCAGGCCCCCGCCCCGCGCCGCGCCCGCTCCGCCCTGGCCGCGCCGATACTGCGGCGCATGCCGCCCCCTCGGCTGGCCCGGACACTCGGCGTCCCCGACGGGCCAGAAGTGCGAAGCGCAGCAGCCGACTTGAGGCGCCCCGGCGTGGCGCGGCGCGTGACCGCGTCCCTGCGCGGGCACACCGTCCAGCGCCGAGAGTGGCGAGCCCTGCTCGACCGCGTGACCGTCCCGGTCCAGATCGTCGTGGGTTCGACGGACCCGCTGACCGAACCCGTCGACCTCCCGATGGCCGAGATCGCCGGCGCCGGCCACTACCCCCAACTGACCCATCCCACCCAGCTCGCCGCCCACCTCCGCTCCCCCGCCGCCGCTCCGACCGGCGCGTGA
- a CDS encoding DUF6223 family protein: MSVRHVLAVGAGTVLGRFGFAEPGATRASVEPLAADAYELTAGRLVGTAAALVALVGVVVGALALTRSARRIGDGRGKRGALVSLVAGLLGIVVGVVNLAVADGGPGTGNGVLGGALAVLFGVVAAVLGRLALVRSRRAGPTGPTRPTGRPADRPDERAFE; encoded by the coding sequence ATGTCCGTCCGTCACGTGCTTGCCGTCGGCGCAGGCACCGTTCTCGGGAGGTTCGGGTTTGCCGAACCGGGGGCCACGCGCGCCTCGGTCGAGCCGCTCGCCGCCGATGCCTATGAGCTCACCGCCGGACGGCTGGTGGGCACTGCGGCCGCACTGGTCGCGCTGGTCGGCGTTGTCGTCGGCGCCCTGGCTCTGACCCGCTCCGCCCGCCGGATCGGTGACGGCAGGGGGAAGAGAGGGGCCCTGGTGTCCCTGGTGGCGGGCCTGCTCGGCATCGTCGTCGGCGTGGTGAACCTGGCCGTCGCCGACGGCGGTCCCGGCACCGGCAACGGAGTGCTCGGTGGCGCGCTGGCCGTGTTGTTCGGGGTGGTCGCGGCGGTCCTCGGCCGGCTGGCCCTGGTCCGCTCCCGCCGTGCCGGTCCCACCGGTCCCACCCGTCCCACCGGCCGACCGGCCGACCGGCCCGACGAGCGCGCGTTCGAGTGA